A window of Chrysoperla carnea chromosome 3, inChrCarn1.1, whole genome shotgun sequence genomic DNA:
aataataaattgtaagaatttttgtgttaaaaatatgttaatatacATGAAAATCATATCTTAGGTATAAAAGGACCCCGCACGATTCGATAGGAAAATcactttctgtgaaactttttcaaaccgccccccccccccaaatctTCTACGGACCGTTCTGATCAATTTTTTACGACCACTAAATATTTTAACGAGTAGTTACCGAGGTACGGGGAATCAAAGCTACTATATAGTATATGACTACCGTATTAATAATGATACCACACATGATAGTCATATactaaactataatatatgtgtagctttgatcgacTGTATCTGTAAAactattcgttaaaaaattttgtagctgtgagagcttttgattagaacgatccgaagaacattttgggaatggtttgaaaaaatttcaaagagaGCCATTTTCATTTCTAATTGTGCGGCGTTGTCTTGCattgttttgataaatttatttttggagttaGTTTCTTAAATGAAATCGAGCTAGGATTTGTTAAGatgttttttaaagatatgcaaaataaaattaattatatttcttgcaCATAAGAAAGTTTCGATTGTGAAAGAAGAAATGATTTTACATTCTTCAATTACATATTTACACATTCCATTaacaataatacttttttttatacataaatcttaaattattaataattaaaaactgtattaattagtaaaatgaaaattccCAATTTCTTCATAGTGAATTAAGTCACAAACAAAAACCAATCGAAATATATCCGTATACCATACCAAAAACGTTAAGCTCTTCTTGATCAAATACCATGATTTGAATCTCCTCTCTTATAGCGTGTTCGGTTTCTACCTCTACCGGATGCTTGCAACAATGTGTTCATACTGATATCGTGAACGCATTCAGATACGCTCGCTGATGTGTAAACTATCTCTACTAGAAAGTTATAAAGCCCCGGTAACTGTTTTTGGTTACAAGCTATTTAGTAAGAGTAAGAGATACATTCTAGTATGTTTTTTATCTCATTAGCAATATTCTAAGCTTTGGAGATCGATTGGAGAATATTTATAACATGTTATTAGATTTTATGACTAATTTCAGATAAGATGTGAAGAAATCGactgaaaaacattatttaaaggTTAGGATGGAAAAATTGTGTCGATTGTTCATACAATTCAACACTTCAATGAGCTAGGAATTCTGTTGATCGTCATACTTAAATAAGAGTATAGATGGAATGTAAACTAAATCACATTTTCGGCAATCCATTGTTAAATGGGTATCTTAAAATGGCTGACAATCAAAGatataaaataccatttttgtttctcttatttaaatagaaatataaccttctttttcgaataaaaaaatatttaaaatttattataatattaacaataataaaataatttttttaatatatatacattttaaaatatattacatttaaaatataaaggaCTATGCATTCAATGAGAAATTGTCTACCACAATTCATGtgaattgaataatataaatattggatattttgttcattatatttttacattatattatccaAATAATCACTATAacgttgttttatataaatatcatgaagagtttattaatttatattttttctcttaacACTCGAGTCTGTTAACGTATACCTATGAAATTTAATTAGAGCATCGtgttgatttgtttttaattcatttttattaattaattgtttattatttttatcaatacacaacaaattataaatgttgAGTGTTGTTAGTTCATTTTCAGAATCTTCATTCTCATTTTTGACAGAATTTACAATAGATGTGGCAACACTATTTTCATTACCGTCCAAACTATTATCATTAAGTTCTTCATTTACACTTTGTGTATTGAATTCcgttgtaaaattatattccatAGCATGCTGCTGTATGTCGACATCATTTAAATTCTCGTAAACTCATGATAAACGATTTGTTAAACGCCAACGTTGTGTTTCAGAGTTTGTGTTACAACGTTGTGCTGTAACACCTTTTATATCAGCATATCTTGAATCTAAACATAATGGATATTTCATGTGACGTATTAAACCACCAGTTTCTAATAAACGCCATTTTTGTGTGTCAGAATCATCACATATTTTCATCAATACAATGCCTTTCACATATTTATCTAATGTTAAACATAAATCATGGTGTTTGATTAAACCATTTTTTGTTAAAGCCCATTCTTGATTACCACCAGTATCATGACATTGGTATAATGACACACTGCCATCAATTAAATGTCCCATTGTATCTAAACAATAGATTCCTTGTCGTAATGCACCATAATTTACAGATGTTGTTTGTGGTATTGCTAATTCTGGGTATACATTTTCTAAATACCATTTAAATGGCTTACATTGAAGACGTTCTTTTAAGTCCAAACGATCTTGGATACTGaaacaaaataagaaaagtttaaataagccgcttttttaaaatgattttaagggGAATAaccatagacaactaattataataaatatttattatctaggGTAATGACTATGCATGTTTCTATATACTGCTTATTATTATGGCTCTAATAACCGGCCCAAACAGTGGTCTACCAAACTTTTGGTCCCGTTTAGAAGGAGGAGGGAGAGTCAAAACTGCAATTTTGGTTCATATGATGGCAGATCATATTCCAGCTCTCGGTACACCCATGGActcaaatttgtaaaatttcccTAATGATTGGAATCGCAAAAATTCGTGACGATTCTGTGAAGTtggatatttaattaaatagttcACTTACTTTCCAAATGGAACATTTTTCGCCAAAGGAACAgcagaataataaaattgtttatagtcATCCATCCAAACTTCAGCAGCCCGACGAGTGTTTCGTGCAAATACATTTCCACTGCCTCCTGGGAATGTGTATGGATGTCGTTTCCGAAATACATGTCCAAcctataataaaacaaacaaaagtataaaaaaataacgcaATAACAGCGAGAGAAAAATGGTTTTAGGACCTGTTTGATTAACGTTTAGGTTAAATAAGTACCAGCTAACGAGGGTTAATGTAAAATAACGCAGTTCTCTTATGACCAATTTATATGaaggtacaaatttttatctacaaCTATTAGCAACCCGGTACGGCTTCGCACGGGTTATCTATGCACCCTCCAAGAATGCATTCGGTTTACCATAAAGTACACACTCGGTTTACCTTAAAGTGAACAATTTTAAAGGTCTATAGAATCTAGTAtgcacaaacaaattttttacatcTAAAAATATGTAAAGACATTAATATGTACACAATTTAGGCaattctaattaaacaaatttacgaaattttaattaattttttccgcaaaaaataatatgcacaATAGAGAAAACCGTTTTAAAATTCGTTGCGTGATTTTGAAGTTGTTAGGGaataaacagacagacagacagacagattggctttgttttatactctattcaaataaaacatttttattggatagtacgataaaaaattttgttatctagTAATTACtcgaagaagaaaataattcatttccGTATAACCGGTTGGTTATACCAGtacaatttcataatatttttaatgtattatttgtacataggtaaatataaaatatatatgaatgtagAAGGATTACTGGAATTGAATAAGAATGAATGGACTGAATTGATGCTGAAATATTCACGGGAAATGCCTTTTCAGTATGTTGTAAGGTATCCGGATATAAATAAGAAACAtggcatatatatatattctaagTTCCGAAAGGAAACGCAATATATGTGGTATAAGTGAAAACTCATTTGTTATATaggaaaatacatatatattcaatatttattgtttaaatatacaccctgatttattatacaaaatttttttggaaacttatttTGTTCGATAAATATTACGGTGCTAAAGAGAAATAATTATGTGTGAGATGTCTATCAAGAAGAATTGAAACGTGTTTTTGCCATGATTTGCttggttatatttttgaaagtagGAGAACATGGGGCACAATGAAACGAATTATATCTACAGAATTATTAAGTCATGAACTCATTAATTCTGTCATTTTTCTAATTCGGGGAATAGTTATTCTAAGTAAAAGCACGAAATACCTACTATTTCTTAATTACTTCAGCAAAAGTATATTCATGATTAGGTTTCACATGATTCATTACAATTGTAGAACACcggaaaaaaatgatgaaaactttaaaactttGTTATAATATTCCAAATAATCCTGATGTCAAACATGATAAGGGGTATCACAAAAGCCTTGTATTCTAGCTTCccttaatttatatatacattcattaattgaatttatattaggtttttggtagtacatactatattacaataaataattaaaataataaaaaaaaattttatttttggtgtatgactacaagtttatttattttatctgaaAATTTCGAGCTTTcgtcattctcaagagattaaattaatttacaaaaaatttgtttataataaatattacaagatAAATAccatagttttataaaattttttgacgtgaGTATGATTACCTTGaaaactgaaatgaaaatttaaagaaaattatttgaaatttagaatCAAAACAGGAGCTCGCAACACATCCTTTTCATCGTCACACGCTGTTCCTGAACTTATGAACGTTTTGGAAGTGTTGGAAATTTGGAAAAGTTCAGAAACAGCGTGTGACGATGAAAAGGATGTATTgcgattatatttattataaacaaattttgaataaattaaacgtttaaaattcctaattaaactaaaataattaaaagaggaagatatagctTAGTGACGTCATTTCACGGTAATACCAAACaaagagattacatataaaacttagtTTTACTAAAAGGGGatggcaacaatctttgaaaacttataacttcttcgtttcatcaattttaatttcactttcaaattttgttatggtatcaagccaagtttttttttcgtcgccctattagctccgttggttaaagcgtaaccaattctgtctgcggtatgcttagggtagcgggttcgattcccaccgtcgcaacagaattaatttctaaaatatttgtgatgggctggtgtagtgcttggtatatgcatgaaggaggtgcagtcagcctctgaaattgtggagctgataaatgaaattatcagcggaaaggtggtaaaacacatatatggtatcacaatgggctctatagcctaagtgtgtccttcgtggacagccaatataacctaacctaagtcgaaatcaggcaactaccgtatGCATCTTTgcaattgtaaattttcatagaaaatgtattttctatgtaAATATACAACTGCTTGTGATAGAAAAAGTTGTTTTCgcaatagttttattaaaataataataattctgaagttgaaaaaagtttatttttaaatgatcattTTCGTTCTAATTATCTTTGAAAACACTATAAAAAATCATACTATGAATATAGCTAGCATTTAGAATTTAGTGTAGTTGTATTAGGTACGTGGCAAACTTAATTAGAATTTTCTCATGAATAGAAACGAGCCTCATCGATATTGACAAGTAGTAAAATGTTTTAACGACTTTTCCGGTCGTTCTTGAAGAGCTTTTCCACGTCCAACtaaccatattattattatagtgtgGTATACTACTAAactatataagttttatagtaCCTACCAATGTTTCTGTATATACCGAGtgtcaaataaattattgtaatgcaATTTCATTCCTGAAAATGTGAAATATCacctaaattatatataattcattaaaattgaaatagatGGGAAGGgctgtttgtttttttggaaaataattcttATCCAAATCAGAGATTAAAACAATATCTCgatttattgcaattttcttaagccttacataaacatttgaaaaattacgaAATGCTTTTATTTCCCAACAATTTTGgagatatatcaaaaactactCATTTATTCGTCACATCTTAGAAGCTGCTTGTCCAATAGACAACAGAATGAATTTATTGACACCCGTTATAGAAAATGGAATAACTATTCGAATATATGTATTCGTAGAAAATCAAGATATATATTTAGCTCTTCATCGACTCGTAACATGGGTGAAAAATGAGCTTGtgggaaattaaatttaaaaaaaaatataaaaacatcatTTGTATAAATACAAGTCCctgctttttcaaaaaaactaatttctatGCGTTAGTTTTTGATTTATGATAACCTgaacttttgttatttaaatgtataaaagagCTTTTTTTGTAGATACGCTAATTGACGTAAAGAATTTGCCCTACAACGAGGTAAGTTTCTGTTCATTGGTGTAAAGACAACCGTtggtatgtttataaataaatggtgggagcgctaATCAGTcctaaaaatataagtttttactatgtattatacatttatctgcgcttccaccaaagaAATACATTGAAAGGcgattgaattttgaatatttaattgaaagaagGTAGGGATGAAGTACTTCGTTTTACACCTAGGAACGGTTGCGTTTGTTGCATTTactagtgaaaatttaaaaaaagctgcgaaaaattgatgattttaaaatcaatttaaaataaacattatataaaaattccttTAACAACGTTTTGCATTATTGGGAAACATTTGTTTGGCCAGTGTGTACTAaaggaaaatgaattttttaagagGAAAAAACATGCtaacagttttaaatttcatcACAAGTAACAACGTTTAACTACATGAGtatgtgtcgcatttaagacctaatatctaaaatttaaatattccatTCGAGGCTCTAGGGCAGGGCTGGCGAACCTTTATATATCAACATgacatttttctaaagaaatttttaatgagaCCAAAGACCGTCAAAGCCGTCAAATATTTTTGACTTCTGCTTGCCAATCTTACTATCTtgcttctaaattttttatttttgtagacaattctaaaaaataaatactgaatAAATAGCTATTAATGCACTTTCTGTATAAAGTGGTAAGTATAGTAATATCATATTTCTAACAGTTTAAGCTTAAAATTGTAAGATTATAAACAAAAGTGGAAAATAGTAATAGATAGGAGGTGCTAAGTGCATTGTCGAAGCTTTCACTTCATATTATATGTGAGCTTGATAGTTTATGTTACATTAACCTTTACGTCGTCTACGTATTGTTTTGTTTATGCTTTTACCAATGAAACTATTCAAAGATGTTTACCTGTTATGTTGTTGTCAACGGTCATTTTGGTGAGACGTTAATGAAATGAACCTTTTAAGTATCTTAATAAAAGTGattatcatttataaacaagaaatttttaagcatagattgtttaattaattttttaatgatcattttaaaataataataataattaaatcgaattaataataatttctgaaGTTTAATACCGGttttaaaattaggaaaaattttcacaggGCGTGGTAATTAGATCGCCCCTTAACCACGCCTGTTTGAAACTGTTTTTACCCGTTAGCACTGTTTTGGACAAGTTTTAACTAATCTAAAAGGTCCCGTGAAAATtagagaaacaattttttgataaatttcattcTCAAAATTCGCTTAAAGacaaaattgatacaaaatttgtaaaacattaGTAAAGAAAcgataaaatatgttatttaggTTATCGATTGTCCAAGATATTTTAACGgttcaattgaaaaattgctaaaagtttttttttaacgaatgtggtatgcaaggattgaataatagtagggatttcaataaatttttataaatacaattgattaacaaagttatgatgaacaaagtttccaaaaaaaaaaaaaaaattagtagacCAGcggtctttttattattattttatcgttcaaaattaGCTAAacaaatgatgaatcatataggttattcttttcaattggatatttctatatcaaaaaatctagagagtgtgataaaaaactatctaaaatatttagacaatcttttagtttataataataccataaaaatataaggttgccgatgatacctataacaacaaaattttaatttcattatgagttcatttgatgaacagagacgactatagttcgaatattgatgattgaagagcgatgtctatattatcaaatttataagtctCACTtacacaatatatattatatacttttgtagttgcgtggtattttaaagcttaaaaataacacattatttggtttatatgtatgtactgtgcaataaaccaaaacttttttacaatactgtggtttacaatcaccttcaAGTTACGAAAAGCTTGAAGGTAATTGAAGGTAACACTAGCTATTACAGAAAATATGCCCTAGGCTAGTAGTATTTGACGggaattaataacaaataaataaaaattacaaaaagtttactTACTCGACTGCATGGTATAATTTCCAAACTACCACCACATTGCCATACACGAAAtgatatttctaaattttcaccACCCCAAACATCCATACGCATATcatattttcctaatttttcaaaatatttcttatcaataacaAATAAACCACCCGCTATCATTGGTGTACGTATTGCTGCTGTTGGATCTTTTAAGCGATTCTGTCGTTCGGCGCTACTTAAATATTCCCATTTAAATACCAGATTCCAATCAAAACCACCACGAAGATCTGCAGATGCACCAATATATTGAAATGTATCCATACTTATCACATCGATAACTGGACACACTACCCGAGTTGGatcctagaaaaaaaaaactttatttagaaaaatggtATGTATTCATAGAGCAGCGAAATTGGTTTATATTGGATGGTTAATTTTTGGAATACTTTCAAAACGGAACTGTAATATTAAGCAAAAATTAGACTCAACCGTCTTAAGCTTGAAATTTATCCATTTGCCAATTTGCACTAAATCTCATCCACCTGTTGACTTAAAACtctatgtttttttgaaaaattgtggGCTTTCCAAATGGGTCAATAGGTCTATACCTATCTATATGCCCAATATTTGGCGATGCAGCCAAGTTTTAAAATCTTTCCGGAATCATTTCAATTTGAGAGATTTGTTTTTCTCGTCTGATTGGAGTTACAAAATCGATTTTTCCCAGACcagtata
This region includes:
- the LOC123295325 gene encoding polypeptide N-acetylgalactosaminyltransferase 2 gives rise to the protein MLIMRRNVKVLLLFSMAWMFVIVYYLQTGREGKTENRALRLKDDLAVAQSHFNNVIDDLSGGGGASSGLAMHAQMQHHRAPAAIVSAPQTSQHIGEVMLDNRLSWNYFDEVGYISRGRLQPGEDPYFRNKFNQEASDSLPSNRAIPDTRNAMCRKRDWRSDLPSTSVIITYHNEARSTLLRTVVSVLNRSPEHLIKEIILVDDFSDHPEDGEELARIHKVKVLRNDKREGLMRSRVRGADAATASILTFLDSHCECNINWLEPLLERVAEDPTRVVCPVIDVISMDTFQYIGASADLRGGFDWNLVFKWEYLSSAERQNRLKDPTAAIRTPMIAGGLFVIDKKYFEKLGKYDMRMDVWGGENLEISFRVWQCGGSLEIIPCSRVGHVFRKRHPYTFPGGSGNVFARNTRRAAEVWMDDYKQFYYSAVPLAKNVPFGNIQDRLDLKERLQCKPFKWYLENVYPELAIPQTTSVNYGALRQGIYCLDTMGHLIDGSVSLYQCHDTGGNQEWALTKNGLIKHHDLCLTLDKYVKGIVLMKICDDSDTQKWRLLETGGLIRHMKYPLCLDSRYADIKGVTAQRCNTNSETQRWRLTNRLS